The Streptobacillus felis genome window below encodes:
- a CDS encoding class I tRNA ligase family protein, producing ELTTYKQNVLELDNKSTESNKVFKEAMISLILMISPMAPHISEAIWELW from the coding sequence ATGAATTAACGACATATAAGCAAAATGTATTAGAGTTAGATAATAAATCAACTGAGTCAAATAAAGTATTTAAAGAAGCTATGATTTCCTTAATATTAATGATATCTCCTATGGCTCCTCATATATCTGAAGCAATATGGGAATTATGGTGA